A stretch of Kaistella flava (ex Peng et al. 2021) DNA encodes these proteins:
- a CDS encoding response regulator transcription factor yields the protein MKILLLEDDLILSTELAAFLETSDFEVKKVYDGDLFLQEVQQNSYDIYLLDINVPKINGLEVCEKIREEDQNTPIIMISAYGDLSDKKDAFNRLADDYLVKPFQFEELLMRIQSLVRRNNTQDKIVDEIFSIEDLTINKTDQKVFRGGQEIALTVKEFQLLVFLAEAQGRTVSKMQITEHVWEQNFNTNTNTVEVYINFLRKKIDKDFDVKLIHTRSGYGYYLNAL from the coding sequence ATGAAAATCCTTTTGTTAGAAGATGATCTTATTCTCTCCACCGAACTGGCTGCTTTTTTAGAGACCAGTGACTTTGAGGTGAAAAAAGTCTACGACGGTGATCTCTTTTTACAGGAAGTTCAACAAAATTCCTACGATATTTATTTGCTCGATATCAATGTGCCTAAAATAAACGGCTTGGAAGTCTGTGAGAAAATACGGGAAGAGGATCAAAACACGCCAATCATTATGATTTCTGCTTACGGTGACTTATCCGATAAGAAAGATGCGTTTAATCGACTGGCTGATGATTATCTGGTGAAGCCTTTCCAGTTTGAAGAATTATTGATGAGAATTCAATCTTTAGTGAGAAGAAATAATACCCAGGATAAAATCGTTGACGAAATTTTTTCGATAGAAGATCTTACTATTAACAAAACCGATCAGAAAGTTTTTCGCGGTGGACAGGAAATTGCCTTGACGGTAAAGGAATTTCAATTGTTGGTTTTTCTGGCAGAAGCACAAGGTAGAACAGTTTCTAAAATGCAAATAACAGAACACGTGTGGGAACAGAATTTTAATACCAATACCAATACCGTTGAAGTTTACATCAATTTTTTAAGAAAGAAAATTGATAAGGATTTCGATGTTAAACTCATTCATACCCGTTCAGGCTATGGTTATTATTTAAATGCCTTATAA
- a CDS encoding HPF/RaiA family ribosome-associated protein: MKIKVQSIGLTPHSPLEEYLEKKLSKLETFYDKIHGCQVFLKVENTGDKENKTAEIKLEVPGDDIVVKKTSASFEESIDLCAETAKKLLIKKKELA; the protein is encoded by the coding sequence ATGAAAATTAAAGTTCAGTCAATAGGATTGACTCCACACTCACCACTTGAAGAGTATTTAGAAAAGAAACTAAGTAAGTTAGAAACCTTTTATGATAAGATCCATGGTTGTCAAGTTTTCTTAAAAGTTGAAAATACAGGAGATAAAGAAAATAAGACCGCAGAGATTAAATTAGAGGTTCCAGGTGATGATATTGTCGTTAAAAAGACTTCTGCGTCCTTTGAAGAGAGTATTGATCTTTGTGCTGAAACTGCTAAAAAGCTGTTAATCAAGAAAAAAGAATTGGCTTAA
- a CDS encoding tyrosine-type recombinase/integrase encodes MIERFLEYIEVEKRYSPHTVTSYRKDLSDFSVFLLKTEAHHDFTKVDKKVIRNFMTELSASKISKRSINRKLSSLRSFFLFLLKVGDVKVSPLENIQSLKFYAEKQIPFSEEEMSDLKSIEGKPKDGSFLKELIIETLYQTGMRKAELTSLLFNNVDFSKKEIKVIGKGNKSRIIPISEKLIQSFEDYLTKRKPLEASEMYFFVSKKGEKLNDKFVYSAVNSYLSLVTSKTKRSPHILRHSFATHVLENGAEISKVKKLMGHSSLASTQVYTTANIEQLKKVFNNAHPRAQKNLDYEN; translated from the coding sequence ATGATAGAACGATTCTTAGAATATATTGAAGTAGAAAAACGGTATTCGCCACATACAGTGACGAGTTACCGCAAGGATTTATCCGATTTCTCTGTTTTTCTTTTGAAAACAGAAGCTCATCATGATTTTACGAAAGTGGATAAAAAAGTCATTAGAAATTTCATGACCGAATTAAGTGCGTCGAAAATTTCTAAACGCAGCATTAATAGAAAGCTCTCTTCTTTGCGAAGTTTTTTCCTCTTTCTATTGAAAGTTGGTGACGTTAAGGTTTCACCACTGGAGAATATTCAATCCTTAAAATTTTACGCCGAAAAACAAATTCCCTTTTCCGAAGAGGAAATGTCGGATCTTAAATCAATAGAAGGAAAACCTAAAGACGGAAGTTTTCTAAAAGAGTTAATCATAGAGACTTTGTACCAAACCGGAATGCGGAAAGCGGAATTAACAAGTCTTTTATTTAATAATGTTGACTTTAGTAAGAAAGAAATCAAAGTAATTGGTAAAGGGAATAAATCTCGAATCATTCCTATTTCCGAGAAACTTATTCAAAGTTTTGAAGATTATTTAACTAAAAGAAAACCGTTGGAAGCGAGCGAGATGTATTTCTTCGTGAGTAAGAAAGGTGAAAAACTCAATGATAAATTTGTCTACTCTGCTGTAAATTCCTACCTTAGTCTTGTTACTTCGAAGACGAAAAGAAGCCCTCATATATTAAGACACAGTTTTGCAACTCATGTTTTAGAGAATGGGGCTGAGATTTCTAAAGTGAAGAAACTAATGGGGCATTCGTCTTTGGCGTCAACTCAGGTTTATACCACGGCGAATATCGAACAACTAAAGAAAGTGTTTAACAATGCTCATCCTAGAGCGCAAAAAAATCTAGATTATGAAAATTAA
- the rpsU gene encoding 30S ribosomal protein S21 gives MLIIPVKDGESIDRALKKYKRKFDKTGTIRALRSRQQFNKPSVVKRASNTKAAYKQRNLSIEEQA, from the coding sequence ATGTTAATAATCCCAGTAAAAGATGGTGAATCCATCGACAGAGCTTTAAAAAAGTACAAAAGAAAATTCGACAAAACAGGAACTATCAGAGCTCTTAGAAGTCGTCAACAATTCAATAAGCCTTCAGTTGTGAAGAGAGCTTCTAATACCAAAGCAGCTTACAAACAAAGAAACTTGAGCATCGAAGAACAAGCTTAA